In the genome of Geotrypetes seraphini chromosome 16, aGeoSer1.1, whole genome shotgun sequence, one region contains:
- the LOC117349823 gene encoding zinc finger protein Gfi-1b-like, giving the protein MPPALMMGVFSAAAMPRSFLVRSKRALGYQGHRFEEKISELAVPPGGADLGASVLTTSPSSHPEVNEVTQPPESSEFRHLCWNSEEEQEPWKPPEPQAMANSRGLLYSPYPWSVRPSSWLKQLVCKLLPDPGLDPQPLEAFPPPQELDSRLSQSLNSCQMFPCGSCRKGYDQGRSSPRREIPYQTKARIFLCRICGKSFKRSSTLSTHLLIHSDTRPYPCDYCGKRFHQKSDMKKHTFTHTGEKPHKCQICGKAFSQSSNLITHSRKHTGLKPFNCSVCGKGFQRRVDVRRHQETHNSLKANQQMPS; this is encoded by the exons ATGCCTCCGGCACTAATGATGGGTGTTTTCTCTGCAGCTGCGATGCCTCGATCTTTTCTGGTCAGAAGTAAGAGAGCGCTGGGCTACCAGGGCCATAGATTTGAGGAGAAAATCTCAGAGCTGGCCGTACCCCCTGGAG GGGCAGATTTGGGGGCATCGGTGTTGACTACcagcccctcctcccacccagaAGTAAACGAAGTGACACAGCCACCCGAGTCCTCCGAGTTCAGACATCTCTGTTGGAATTCAGAAGAAGAACAAGAACCTTGGAAACCACCAGAACCGCAGG CTATGGCCAACTCCCGGGGGCTACTTTACAGTCCATATCCCTGGAGCGTACGCCCTAGCTCGTGGCTGAAGCAACTTGTCTGCAAACTCCTCCCAGATCCTGGCCTGGATCCTCAGCCTCTTGAG gccttccctcctccccaagaGCTGGACAGTCGCCTAAGCCAGTCACTCAACAGCTGCCAGATGTTTCCCTGTGGAAGCTGCAGGAAGGGTTATGACCAAGGGAGAAGCTCACCACGTCGGGAGATTCCATATCAGACCAAA GCCAGAATCTTCTTGTGTCGGATCTGCGGGAAGAGTTTCAAACGCTCGTCGACCCTGTCCACACACCTTCTGATCCATTCGGACACACGGCCGTACCCGTGCGACTACTGCGGCAAACGCTTTCACCAGAAATCCGACATGAAGAAGCACACGTTTACCCACACAG gtGAGAAGCCCCATAAGTGTCAGATATGTGGGAAGGCCTTCAGCCAGAGCTCCAACCTCATCACACACAGTCGCAAGCACACaggcctcaaaccctttaactgTAGTGTCTGTGGCAAGGGCTTCCAACGCAGGGTTGATGTACGGCGCCACCAGGAGACACACAACAGCCTCAAAGCaaatcagcagatgccctcttga